In Sphaerospermopsis torques-reginae ITEP-024, the genomic window TAATGGTGCAATGGGTATTTCTTTTCCAGAAATTGGTACTATTTGTAAATGTCTATGTCGCTGACTTGCACCAGCAATTTTACCACCATTATAAAATACTAACCCATCAAAATCAGCCAAACAAGCCGACATTGCCGTAAAATCTTCGAGAGTTAATAAACTTTCCTGTTCCTCAAAAGCACGGGTAATAATTAATAGGTGATAATCAACAACATTGAACTTATTTAAAATACAAACATGAGTTTCTGAAATGTCAGTTACAAATAAATCTTGTTCATAAGGTAAAAAGGGATTAAATTCTTTACCTGTCTTAGCAGTTTGTTTTTCTTGTTGTTCCTTAGCGGCTTTTTTACGGTTGAGATTTGCTAAAATTCTCACTAAGAATTTAACCCCATCTTGTTCCACAAATTCAAATTCTGTGGGAATAGATTTTAAAGCTTCACATTCTAAAGCGTGTGCTGTAGTTTGTTTTACCCTCTTCCATAAAGTCCCTGGTTCGAGTAATATTTTCCCCTGTGTCATCTGTTTTTATGATAAAGGTGCGAAAATATTATATATTAATTCTCAGTCACTCGTAAATAACAAAATACCCTGAAAATATTTATTTTACTCCCTTTCCCCCAAAATATTACTAATTATCTTCCTGATCTTCCTTTGCGTACTTTGCGGTTAATTCATAAGAAAAGTAGAAACTAGCTCAGTATAGAATTATTTATTTGTCACAATTGAAATGTATTTTGGGGCAACTCAACAAAGATGAAAATGCCCCATTTTAATTAAAGAATTAAGTACGCACAGCTTCCGGCCAAAGTTCTCGCAAAGCAGGGGGCATCATGTGAATAACATCTTCAATTTCTCCTTGGGAAACTCTTTGAGCCATAACCTTAAAAACTGCACGCACCAAAGTTTCTGGATCAATATCAGCATTAACATTGCGGAAATAATCCCGAATATGCTGTAAAAATTCTTCCTTTGTTCTATCTTTAGTTTGTTTTGCACCTGGTCGCCAATTTTCGTAATAAAATCCACCTAAAAGAATGGGTAATTGCGCTCCTAAATGGGCAGCTTCTTCCACAGTCAAGCGATCGCGCAATGCGTGTAATGTAGCTCGCAAACCTTGAAAAACTTGGTGTTTATTTTCCCAACCTAACTCTTTTCCTAACTCATTAATCCAAGGAATTGTTTTCTGTACAGTAGCATCAAAAGTATCTAATCCTGTCATTGTCATAATTATTTCTCCTATTTAAGAGGATGAGTGTATGACGTTTTTTAAGCAGACTACGTAATGACTTCAAATTATAAAAACCTGAATATTTTCTAACTTCTAGCTAATGGAGCATAATTTTTTATATACTCCTCTATCTGCTAGGAGATTAGGAAAGATGAAAAAATTTTGTTACCAACAGATCAACCAAACTCTTACCTGCCTCCACGAGAAGACTTTCAATAGCATTCCCTAATTATTATTAGCAGGTGCATTTGCATTTTTTTCTTTTGAATTTGTTTCTTGTGTTGGTACAACCACAGCAGAAGAATCTGTACTCTCAGATTGCTTAGGTGGTGTTGTGGGTACAACCACAGAATTTTTCGGTTGTGGTGGTGCTGTTGGTATAACTACAGGTTCTTCTGGTTTTTCCGGTTGAGCAGAGTCGTTATTTTCAATAGCAGGGGGTGAGATATTTTCTTTTTCTTTTTCTGGAGATGAGGTAGGTTGAGGAGATGATTTAGCTTCCCGTAGCTTCTCCACTAATGAAGGTGTGGGAGTAACCACAGGTGCAGATGTAGTTTGTGGATTTGTGCCGGGTGTAAGTTCTGAAGAGTTTTCTTGTTCAGGCGCAGTTTCTGGAGAAACACTCTCGTTAGTGGGAATTAGTTCTGGGGAAAAATTACGTCTGCGCTTGCGTCGTTCTGAAGTAGAAAATGATGCCGACTCACCAGGAGAATTAGTTTGATGATCTTGATTTTCCGGTGAAGGTGTAGTTTCAACTACAGGTTGTGGTGTAGTAGGTTCTTGAAGAGGTTGTTCAAAAAGTGGCTTGGGGGCTTGTGATTGAGATTTCGGTGGCATTCTTGTCAGGGTAAACCCTGCTGTCATAGCTACCAAAGCTACACCCACGCCAATATATGCCTTAGATGAGCCGCTTTTCTTTGATATTGCTGTAACTTTTTGTACAGGTGATGGTGTAGGAGCAGGAATAGGTGCTGGTTGTTTTTGCCGATTTTCTGCTTTTAGGGCTGATAAATCAATTGTTGGTGCGGGTTGAGTGAGTAATTGCGGTGTCATCTCCAAACGGCTTATCGGTAATAATTGTAACCATTCTGCTACTGTCGCCGGACGAAACCGAGACTCCACAGCCATACCGCGCATAACTGCTTGATTCATAGCTGCACTCAGATGGGGTTGCAGTTCACGAGGAGAAGGCATTGGTTGTCTATCTCGTAATAATGCTGGTGTGGGAACTTGTCCGGTTAACAGTGCATACAAAGTTGCTGCTAAACCATAAACATCGGTAGCTGGGGTGCGTGGTGCTTGGGTTAAATACTGTTCAATAGGTGCATAACCTTCACTCACTAAACCAGTATGAGTTTGTTTAATACCGCTATTAAATTCTCTGGCTATGCCAAAATCAATCAGTATAACTTCCTGAGTGCCTTGGCGGAGAATAATATTATCAGGTTTAATATCTCGGTGCAGCAAACCGTTATTATGTACCACCTGTAATGCTGCCCCAATTTGGCGAATATAATGAATTGCGGTTTCTTCTGATAAAGGTATTCCTGGTGACACAAAAGCTTGTCCTAAATTTTCCCCCGGAATATATTCCATCACCATGTAAGGTAAACCATTTTCCTCAAAAAAGTCACTAACTCGGACTATATTGGGATGAACGCAAGCGGCTAATCTTCTAGCTTCATCTTGAAATTGACGCTCGAATTTAGGAAAATCAGGATGTTGCCTGAGCCGTTCGTTAATAGTTTTCATCACTACTTCTTGACCTAAGTAATGATGCGTAGCTTTGAAAGTAATACCAAATCCACCTCTCCCTATTTCTTGGATAATGGTATATTTTCCACTCTGCAAAATTGTACCTGTTAACATAGGGATTCTTGATTCCTAATTGAGCAGCTGACACTCCCATCAACGGTTTTGTCTTTATCAGTCTAAAACTTTTTGTGGGGTTAGAGTTGAGAAGTTGTTTCTGGATACTAAAGGGGGAGTGTGTGAACAGGATAACTGGAATTTTAGGAACTGACAAGGAAGCTCAAGATGTACCTCGTGCTTCATCTAAATACAGCAGGAGTCAGGAGTCAGAAGTAAAACTCTCTTTCTGTATAGGTTTCAAATTAGATTCTGTAACTGATTGATCTGAAATATGCTGTATCTAGATAAATATACCTGCATAGATATACAGATTTTGTTGTTAGTTAATATCTCCATAAAAATCATCTAAAACAATTCCCCCTGTTCTCCTATATCTTGATTTTCCCTTTGTGCTTTTTTAAATGTCAACTCTCCCTGCTTCATATCAAAAAATTCTGGGCGCTTCTGTCCTGTTAATAGTTCTTCAATAGTTAAAATCTGAATTTTCGCGTAATTCCTGCTATTTCCTGCTTTATAAAAACCGGAAGATGCAGCTTCTTTAATCATGGGTTGAGTGGGAGGTGTGAGAGTAACAAATAAGCCAATTTCTGCTTTATTGGTTTCCATTGTACCCCGTAAATCTCTAATCATAGAAGCGTTAATATTCTTTCCACCTTTCACACTCACAATGATTTTTTTGACTGCGGTTTTATTTGATTTTTTGATATCTATGACATCTTCAAAAAAGATTAAACCATCTATTCCCCCATCTGCACCTTTCTTTTTATCTTTATAAGGTTGTGCATTTACCAAAGAACACGCCCACCATTGAAATTGATAAGCGTCTCTGTTAAATAAATCTATAGCTGCGGCTAAATCTTTTGGTGTACCTTCAACTTCAAATTCTATCCCTGGTACTAATTTTTGATTTTTATTTTCATCTTCAATAAATTTGCTAGGAAAAGCATCTCTTAATCTTTTTTCTATTAAAGAAATGGCTAAATGAGTAATATCAATACCGATCCAATTTCTGCCTAAATTTTCGGCTGCGTGTATTGCTGTTCCACATCCACAAAATGGATCAAGAATGATATCATCTTGATTACTACTAGCTTGAATGATTCTTTCTAATAATGTTAAAGGTTTTTGGGTAGGATATCCTAAAGCTTCCTTAGCTTGAGAATTAATAGGTGGTATATCATCCCAAATATCAGGAATGACTTTACCTTGCACCTCATCTAAATAACGTTTATAACGTGGTGTTTTCCCTGTTGGCGGTATAGCAATTTTACCTTGACTTAACCACTCTTGGGCGCGAGATTCTGGCATTCTCCAACCATTCTCAGGAGGATCACAATCTAATAGTTTATAGAAATAACCTTTGCTTGTTTTTGGGTTGGTTAAATTATCGAATTGAAATCTTCTACCGTCGCTATCAATATTACAATAATATTGTTTGATATATTCTTCAGAATAACTCAACCGTTGAGGATTCCAAGTAAATTTGTTAGATTTGACATAGTAGAAAATAATATCTGTAATTCTCGCATATTTTTTAGCATCGCTATGACTGCTAGTACGTCTCCAAGTAATTTGATTACGATAATTTCTGGCATCAAATATTAAATCTAGAATCATTTTTAAATAATGACTGGCAGTAGTATCACAATGTAAATATAAACTACCTGTAGATTTCAGAACTCGATGTAATTCTATTAATCTAATTGCCATCATTACCAAATAAGCTGATAATGAATTTTTACCTAATGTTCTTACTAATAAATCCAAAAATTGATATAATTCACCTTTTTTATCTTTAATTTCATCTAAAAATCTTTCTGACTCTATGCCCCATGTCCAGGTATCTTCAAATGCTGTAATTTGCGCTTCTGATTTTTCACCCGTAGCATTTCTAAAGAGAATATTATAATTAGCTTTAGAATTAAAAGGCGGATCAAGATAAATTAAATCAATAGATTCATTGGGGATATTTTCTCTGAGAACTTGGAGATTATCACCGTAGTAAAGACGTTTCATGGATCTTGAAATAGCTAATTGATAAATATTTTAAACATGGAATATTATAACATATCTCCATAAAAATCATCATCTAATAACTGTTCTAAAGTAAAAGGTAAATCAAGAGGATAATCAGATTCATCTGGTTTTCTCACGCCAAACTTAGCATTTTTACCTTCTTTAATTGCCAGTTTTCGAGCATCAGTATAAGCTACAGAAATTACCTCATCGAGATAATTTTTAAATGAAGGATTTTCTTGTAAATCTTTTTTAATTCTAAAACGATGTTCAGTAATAGAACTGTACCAACTACCTTTCATCATTTCCGGTGCATCAGATTGAACAATTAACTTGAGTAAATGAGCAATTAAAATTGTTAAATTACTCAAGAAAGACCGTTTTTCTGATTTACCCATATCTTCTAATTCTAACAGCAAATGCTCCCAATCAATATCATGAAAATGCTTTTCTTTGATTTGTGTAACGAGAGTTTCTCGCCACAAATTAAAATCTTGTTCATAGAGTTGATGATTCATATACCTCTATCCACTAAATTAAAACCATAACACCAATTATAACACCTCTCTTCCTCTGCGTCCTCTGCGCCTCTGCGTGAGAAAACAAAAAAAGGACGAACCCCAAAAGATCCGCCCCAAAATGCCGAATAAAATCCAAAAATTTAAACTTTGACTGAATCAAATTTATTTCCATGATAGCTAGAAATAGCTTCACCAGTAATTACGGAATAAAGAACATCAGGATCTAAATCTGCGCCATTATCCCAATAAATTGTTCCCCATTCAGGGTTAACTTTCACAGTTTTAAAATATTCTATATCCCGTAAAGGTTGAAAAACACCAGTAAATTCAATTAATTGACTAACATCAATAATACCTTCTTTTCCATCTTCAAATTTCAGATAGAGTTGATAGTTATCTTGAGGAATGACTTCTATAATATCTTGCAGCATAATTTATTCCAATGGTTCTATTTTTTCTAAAGAATTATTTTGTCTAGCCAAGTTCCAGTTTTTTAAAAGTTCTGATTTGTGCATTGCTGCCCATTCAATTACTAAACCTAAAACTCTAGGACTCAGTTTACCTTCTAAAATTGATAATGTTTCTATATCAATAATTGCCTTTTGTTGATTATAACGAACATGAAAATGTGGTAGAGGATGATCATTATAATACATAGTAATAATAATTCCTAAAAAACGGCAGATTTCCGGCATGACATCACCTGATCATGTATTTCTTGTAATTTGAATTATCACATTATAGCATATTCTCTTCTTTCGTCCCTTCGTCCCTTCGTGGTTCAATAAAAAAAAGGACAAACCCCAAAAGATTCGCCCCAAAATTGCCAAAGAACACGCAAAACTTTAAACCTTAGCTTCCTCCCTTACCAACTTATCCCAACCCAAATCCTTCAAATTATTATTCCTTCTTAAAGGACGAGTTACCAACTCCAAAATATCCCGCGCATTACCAAAACCATGAATCTGTGCAAACGTAAACTCCACAGACCACTTAGTATTAATACCCCGCGCTTCTAAAGGATTTGCATG contains:
- a CDS encoding ATP adenylyltransferase family protein, with the translated sequence MTQGKILLEPGTLWKRVKQTTAHALECEALKSIPTEFEFVEQDGVKFLVRILANLNRKKAAKEQQEKQTAKTGKEFNPFLPYEQDLFVTDISETHVCILNKFNVVDYHLLIITRAFEEQESLLTLEDFTAMSACLADFDGLVFYNGGKIAGASQRHRHLQIVPISGKEIPIAPLIETVKFTEGIITIPGLPFLHAFTTFAPNETAGVTLAKYYALLDMVGIQAVNNNQQSGAYNFLATREWMLIIPRLQEEFESISINSLGFAGALLVRNTEQMQLVKDIGPMNILKNVALRI
- a CDS encoding DUF2267 domain-containing protein, producing the protein MTMTGLDTFDATVQKTIPWINELGKELGWENKHQVFQGLRATLHALRDRLTVEEAAHLGAQLPILLGGFYYENWRPGAKQTKDRTKEEFLQHIRDYFRNVNADIDPETLVRAVFKVMAQRVSQGEIEDVIHMMPPALRELWPEAVRT
- a CDS encoding serine/threonine protein kinase, which produces MLTGTILQSGKYTIIQEIGRGGFGITFKATHHYLGQEVVMKTINERLRQHPDFPKFERQFQDEARRLAACVHPNIVRVSDFFEENGLPYMVMEYIPGENLGQAFVSPGIPLSEETAIHYIRQIGAALQVVHNNGLLHRDIKPDNIILRQGTQEVILIDFGIAREFNSGIKQTHTGLVSEGYAPIEQYLTQAPRTPATDVYGLAATLYALLTGQVPTPALLRDRQPMPSPRELQPHLSAAMNQAVMRGMAVESRFRPATVAEWLQLLPISRLEMTPQLLTQPAPTIDLSALKAENRQKQPAPIPAPTPSPVQKVTAISKKSGSSKAYIGVGVALVAMTAGFTLTRMPPKSQSQAPKPLFEQPLQEPTTPQPVVETTPSPENQDHQTNSPGESASFSTSERRKRRRNFSPELIPTNESVSPETAPEQENSSELTPGTNPQTTSAPVVTPTPSLVEKLREAKSSPQPTSSPEKEKENISPPAIENNDSAQPEKPEEPVVIPTAPPQPKNSVVVPTTPPKQSESTDSSAVVVPTQETNSKEKNANAPANNN
- a CDS encoding DNA methyltransferase, with the protein product MKRLYYGDNLQVLRENIPNESIDLIYLDPPFNSKANYNILFRNATGEKSEAQITAFEDTWTWGIESERFLDEIKDKKGELYQFLDLLVRTLGKNSLSAYLVMMAIRLIELHRVLKSTGSLYLHCDTTASHYLKMILDLIFDARNYRNQITWRRTSSHSDAKKYARITDIIFYYVKSNKFTWNPQRLSYSEEYIKQYYCNIDSDGRRFQFDNLTNPKTSKGYFYKLLDCDPPENGWRMPESRAQEWLSQGKIAIPPTGKTPRYKRYLDEVQGKVIPDIWDDIPPINSQAKEALGYPTQKPLTLLERIIQASSNQDDIILDPFCGCGTAIHAAENLGRNWIGIDITHLAISLIEKRLRDAFPSKFIEDENKNQKLVPGIEFEVEGTPKDLAAAIDLFNRDAYQFQWWACSLVNAQPYKDKKKGADGGIDGLIFFEDVIDIKKSNKTAVKKIIVSVKGGKNINASMIRDLRGTMETNKAEIGLFVTLTPPTQPMIKEAASSGFYKAGNSRNYAKIQILTIEELLTGQKRPEFFDMKQGELTFKKAQRENQDIGEQGELF
- a CDS encoding DUF29 domain-containing protein; translation: MNHQLYEQDFNLWRETLVTQIKEKHFHDIDWEHLLLELEDMGKSEKRSFLSNLTILIAHLLKLIVQSDAPEMMKGSWYSSITEHRFRIKKDLQENPSFKNYLDEVISVAYTDARKLAIKEGKNAKFGVRKPDESDYPLDLPFTLEQLLDDDFYGDML
- a CDS encoding DUF2442 domain-containing protein, producing the protein MLQDIIEVIPQDNYQLYLKFEDGKEGIIDVSQLIEFTGVFQPLRDIEYFKTVKVNPEWGTIYWDNGADLDPDVLYSVITGEAISSYHGNKFDSVKV
- a CDS encoding DUF4160 domain-containing protein, with the translated sequence MPEICRFLGIIITMYYNDHPLPHFHVRYNQQKAIIDIETLSILEGKLSPRVLGLVIEWAAMHKSELLKNWNLARQNNSLEKIEPLE